ctcctgatggccacgctattcctgatacaagccaggatgccactggccttcttggccgcctgagcacactgctggctcatgttcagccagctgtcagccaacaccccaggtccttttcctccaggcagctctccagccactcctccccaagcctgtagcatttcATGGgcttgttgtgacccaagtgcaggacccggcacttagccttgttgaatctcataccattggctctggcccaacgatccagcctgtccaggtccctctgtagggccttcctgccctccagcagatcgacacttccacccagctcggtgtcatctgcaaacttactgagggtgcgctcaatcccctcatccagatcatcaatgaagatattgaacaggactggcccaaacactgagccctggggaacaccacccatgaccggccaccaacaggatttgactccattcaccaccactctctgggctcgaccgtccagccagtttttaacccagcgcagagtgcacttgtccaagccgtgagcagccagcttctccaggagaatgctgtgggagacagtgtcaaaggccttactaaagtccaggtagacaacgtccacagccttccccataTCCACTAAGCGGGccaccttatcatagaaggagaccaggttagtgaggcaggacctccctttcataaacccatgctggctgagcccgatcccctggttgtcccgcatgtgctgcgtaatggcattcaagatgatctgctccatgacctgtCCCAGCACCAAGGTtaggctgacaggcctgtagttccctggatcctccttccaacccttcttgtagagaggcgtcacattcgctagtttccagtcatctgggacctccccggttgaccagaACTGCTGATAAAcgatggacagtggcttggcgagctcctctgccagctccctcagtatcctcgggtggatcccatccagccccatggacttgtgaacatccaggtggagaagcaggtcagtgactgccacctcttcaacaactgggacttcattctgcatactatcctgatctcccagcacaggggcctgacagccctgaggatgaccagtctgactattaaagactgaggcaaagaaagcattaagtacctcagccttctcctcatctttcgtggcaaggttaccttccatATGCTACAGAcctggggcagagtggctggaaagtgcccggcggagaaggccctgggtGTGCTGGCTGACAGacggctgagcatgagccagcagtgcccgggtggccaaggaggccaccagcccccgggcttgtgtcagcactggtgtggccagcaggagccgggcagggatggggcccctgtgctcggcactggtgaggccccacctcgaatgctgggctcaggtttgggcccctcgggacaagcagggccttgaggtgctggagcacatCCAAAGAAGAgtaatgaagctggtgaagggtctagagaacaagtctgatggggagcggctgagggagctggggttgttttgtctggagaagaggaggctgagaccttatcgctctctaccACTACATGAAAGGAgtttgtagcaaggtgggtgtccctctcttctcccaggtaacaagagttaggaaaaaagaaaatggcctaagttgcatcaggggacaTTTAGACtcgatattaggaaaaatttcttctccaAAATGGTTGTCAAGCattagagcaggttgcccaaagaggtagtggagtcaccatccctggaggtgtttaaaagacatggAGATGTGGCGCTTAGAGACATGGTTTAGTTGTGGCCTTGGTAGTCTTCGGTTTAGGGTTGAGCTCAATGATGTCAAGGGTCTTTTCCCACCTAAATAGTTCTATCACTCTATGCCTCTGCTTTATCTTCATCCCTGTTAGGTGATCATCTTCAACAAGTATCAgttcaatgttttctttagaccTCCTTTTGCTACTGATGTACTTTAAAAAGTCCTCCTTGTTGTCAGCCACAACACTGGCCAGTTTCAACTCTAACTGAGCTTTGGCCTTTCATGTCTTCTCCCTGCATATACAAATCATAGCTCTGTAATCTTCCTCTGaagcctgaccttgcttccagagatttctttttcctcttgagctCCATGAGGAGTTCCTGTTCAGCCATTACCTGTGATGGCAATTGGTATGTGATCTCCCTTACTTTATCTCAGTCCACGAGCTTTTTCgtcttattttctctccctgtcctgttgaggaggggcGGTGAGAGAGCTGCTTGGTGGGTGTCTGGCAGCCAGAcaaggttaacccaccacatGTGTACATGACAAGATTTTGGTAACAAGGggcctgcaggtgtggcctctgtgagaagagGCAAGGGGCTGTTCTATGCTGGACACAGCTActtccagctggctccaaaaTGGACTCACCAcaggccaaagctgagcccataAGTGAAGGTGGTGGCACCTCTGGAAAAACATCtttaagaaagggcagaaaTTGCCAGCtacagagagaggaggagagaacaaaaaaagtgagaaacaaCAGAGGGAACAGCAAGatcagagaagaaggaggaaatactccatggtggagcagatacccactGCAGCCCGTGGAAAACCCatgctggaggagaggaaaagtgcaagaggaaaggagcagcagagggaaaCCACTATGGATTGACCATAACCCTCCCCACCCGCCCTGCACTGCTTAGGACAGCAGTAGAGGAGTTCAGAATGAACGAATAAAACTGAGCATGGGAAAGGGGGAAGTAAAGGTGTTGGTTTAGTATTTGACTTTGTTTCTCACAAACTAAAACtaattggtaataaattaaattaattttcccaaatCCAATCTGGTTTGCTCCCAGCAGCAATTGTTAAGCCATCTctctgtctttacctcaacccataagttttcttgcttctgtttttcctgttttctgcctCTGGTCTGGCCCACTACAGGGTAGAAGGTGTGaatgagcagctgggtgggaatTTGGTTGTTAGCcaaggttaacccaccacagcaagggggaaaaatacACAGGCAAAGCTGAGTCTAGGTACTGGAGGACTAGAAGATCCTTTCTGCATTGGCATATTTTGGTTGCTAACAGAAGAAGGAACAACATAACATGTAGAAAGCATAAACCATTTAAAATCAGCATCTTTTATTCACAGTTACACAATGCTGATGGTGCATTTGAGAAACAATTCAGTCACTTGGATGAGCTATTCGATCATTCACAACTGCCTTAGGGAGCTAGAAAATGCCTTCAATATGCTCTCCTTTAAGGCTTGTTTGACTTGATTGTTCCTGAGTGAGTAGATGTATGGGTTAAGCATCTGAGTCACCactgagaagaagaaagaaagaactttGTCAGAGTCCTTCCCACCTCGCTGTGCTGGGCGGATATACCTGTAAATACATGTGCTGTAAAAGATAATCACCACCATGAGGTGAGCTGAGCAAGTGGAAAATGCCTTCTTCCTACCTGCGGAAGATGGTATATGCAAGATGGTGATAACAATGCAGCCATAAGAAACAGCAGTTACTATTAAGGTCCCAGGTATGATGATAATTAGTATAATAAGCATCAGTCCTTCAATGAACCCTGTGTCTGTGCAGGACAGCTGCAACAACAGGGAAGTATCACAGTAAAAGTGGTTCATGACATTGGGACCACAGAATGGCAACTGGACAATCATAATGGTGGGAGGAAACATCAAGAGAAAACTCACTGCCCAGCAAGCCAGAACCAGCTGGAGGCAAAATCTGTTGTTCATAACTGTTGTGTAATGCAAAGGGCAGCAAATGGCAACGTATCGATCAAAGGACATTGTTGCCACATGGAAAAATGTGCAGGTACccaagtaaaagaaaagcagcatctgaAGGAAACAGCCAGGCAGGGAAATCATCTTCCTCTCTGTCACAAGGCTGTAGAGGGTGCTGGGAATGAAGGTGGAGGTGAAAGTGATTTCCAAAAGGGCAAAATTTCTGAGGAAGCAGTACATTGGGGTCTGAAGGAAATGATTCATAAGAGTAATGCTGATGACAGTAATGTTTCCAAGCAGGATCAAGAAGTAGGCAATCACAAGGAACAGAAAGAGGATGATCTCCAAATGGCGGCTGTTGGTCAGCCCCAAGAGGACAAATTCTGCTACTGTTGTGTGGTTCATTGAGATTTCATTgctagcagaaaaagaaaaaaaggcccaTTTTGAGAACTAGTGGAAAACAACAGAGCACAAGTCAATTTGGCTTTGCTAACTTTAAAGGGCAATGAACCCTTCTAAGAGACTGGAGCAGCCGCAGTAACCACATATTAACAATCTTATTCACGTAAACAGAGTCCCAAGCTCCACTTGGAACATTGAGTCCTTACTCCAGTTAAAATTATTCATACCATTCCTTCTGAGTATAGTTGAGAAAGGTGCACATGCAGAAACTGTTACAGACCCTAGGACAAATGAATCTCTGAATGGTTTGACAATGTTCACCCTCcatcaaatacagaaaaaaagccaaatgcaCACAGTGAGTACTTTGACTAAGTGTCCAAAGACGTCGTagttgaaattaatttaaaagcagtaCTGCAGAGGAATGCACTCACACTGTAGACTGACACTGAAGCAGATTAGACTAGTTGGTGGATAGACTGGTTGCATTAGTATTGGAAACAGAAACTTACTGCAGTTAAaaggagataaaaagaaaatgacagagaGAGATAGAGACTTTACAGGGAAAGACCAGACAGAAAGATAGCAATGCTACAAAGAGAAGGATGGCTGGTTACCACTGAGGGAAGGcaaaatgcaaagagaaaagaatggatGCTACACCAAGCAAGACTATaaaagggggaaggagaaaaagtatgggaaaaaatttctgtttacttttcatTTACCCTCAGCTCTACAGCTCCAGTGGATCAATTCGGATGCTGTTGGTCgttctttcttcttcagagcACCTGTCTCCAGGTATTCCTTCACCTTACAACATCCTACCCCAAACTCAGACATGTATACACCTCCACTGCACTGTGTCTACACTACTGTACTACACTAACATAGTCACCACTGTGGTTGCCATCACCTTGTGGAAGTGAAGTGGAACCTGAAAACTCTGGCTGACGTCCTTcaatcaaattattttcatgcagACTTGCAAGATCCCATCTACGGCTTTTCAACTGCATTCTCCCTCATTTTTCTCCCAGACACCAGCCCTCCTTGCCCTAAAAAGAGACACACATCTTGTTTTACATTCAGATCTCCCAGGTTTTATCTATTGTGTCTGGATCTTTGAATCTGGTTTAGACTTATTTCAGACTCATTTCAGGTATTTCTGAATGATTGAAATAAACACCAACACAATGAGTTTCCAGGGAAAGCAAGTACATCTTAGGTAGCTCATAGCCCATGCCAAACATGCCACTCAACTTTCCTTCTTcaaaagctctttaaaaaatgCTCAGCAAAAGGGTAGATACAAGTTAGGATGCTACAACCCTTCTTATCACACTATTCCCATCAAATCTTTCCCCTTTAGTGCCctttttccagcaaaacacAGCGTTTTATTATCATCATCTCATAGTTGTTTCTcaaaaaaacaccttccctctcacaaaacatataaaatagagaacatattttttaataccaCACGTGGACAGATATTATCTGGAAGATGAGTGTCCAGTAACAactaaaagctttttcttattttgcagaCTACAAGTTCAGTTTTCCAAGCCATTGTGCCCTTCATCTTTCGTTGTCTACAAAAAATCACACCTAATCTTTAAGAAATGGTCCAAATAGTTACCAGTATATCCACAACAATCCAGGATTTTTCAAAAAAGATTCTGAGTCTGATGTTTCTCCTTCATTTAGTTTGACATCTGATCTTTGGCAAAtaaatttcctctcttttcagcTCCTTTTTATAATAGTGGTAGCATATCACATTCTTGTACTTCTTCACTGAGTCAAACCTCAGGGACCAATTAGGTATTGAAATCTGCCAAAAACCTTCTGGGAAAATGTTTGTGAAAGTTTGAAGAATGACAAGAATATTATCAAACCATAGAGAGAATGAGCTTGGAAATGACCTCTGAGGGTCCAATCCCTTGCTAAAAGAAAGGCTAACTTCAAAGCTGGACAAGGTTGCTCATGACCTTCTCTAGGTAAGTGTGGATATCTCCATGCATGGGGATCCCACAACTTCCTTCGGCACCGCCCTGTGCTTCAccattttctttatgaaaaggTATTTCCTTGTGTCCAGTGGAGATTTACTTGTTCAAGCCATGACCCACACCTCTTATCCTTTCATTGTGCACTTCTGAGAGGTCTGGCTCTGACTTCTCTATAAATCCCTTTCAGACAGTGGGAAGTACAGCTAGATCCCTCCTCTGAACTTtgtcttcttcctctgcttctcttcaTGGGTTATGTACCTCAGTTCTCTCATCAACTTGCTCGTCCTCCATTgaactcaaaacatttttataacatctttgggtttttttactgggGGCAAGGGGAGATATACTGTACGAAGTTCTCCAGATGCAGCCTCACAAGTGCCAAGCAACAAGAAATTAGCACCTATCTTGAACGGCTGGCTACAATCCTGTGAACGTAGCCCAGTATGCAGTGAACCTTCACTGTCACAGGGGCACACTGCTGATGTGTTTGGCATGTCACACCAGGAGCCCACAGGTCTGTCTGCAGAGTGGCTCCACAGCCAGGCAGCTTCCAGCCTACACCTGGTGATGGGGTTATCCCATCCCACATGCAGGACAACTGAAGGGAGCCCGCTCCACCTCACTTAGTACATGAACTAAGTAATAGCTAgcttcctagctactgtggtTACTACCAGGAGCTAAGTTCAAAGCACCAACATCAGACAGGAACTAGACTATTAAACCACCCTTCGGCATCATCCATCTTTCTCTGTTCACTATTAGGAATAAAGTGACTAACATGGATTTCTAAAGCAAAGGCCTAAAGCTAGCGGAGGAAACACACCCTTGTAAGAACTTGAAAGCCAAGTCAATTTCTAAGTTAGTGAGGATTATCCCAGATCCTTCCTTAAATTAGGACTCACTCACCTCAATCAGCCTATTCTGTAGCTGTGGACAGGAGAAAAGGACAAACAGACATTACTGCAAATCTCAGCTCTGCAGGAATCAAAACTTTACTTTGACTGTTAATACTTGCCGTCTTCCTGAGGGAAGCAATTCATAAGTTGGATTGAAATCCTTCACCAcacatgaagaagaaataaacaaattattaaCCATTTAGTACAGGAGGAAAGAGGATCACTCTATAGGCCAtctgtttatttctaaaatgtttttctctattTTGATGACGTTCCTGGAACTACTAATAAATCAACAGCAtaggatgtcccagaggactggaggaaggcaaatgttacccctaaCTACAATTAAGtcttgagggaggatccgggtaactataggcccatcagtcttacttcaatccctgggaaagttatggaacgtATCCTCCTTAGGGCCGTCACAAGTCAAATaaagcacgtgattgggaaaagccaacatggcttcactaaaggtaGATTGTGgttgacaaacctggtggccttctatgacaaagtgacttggcctggttgacatggggcgggaGGCTGGACgctgtctacctggacttctccaaggcctttgatacggtcccccacagcctcctcctggagaaactgatgTGTTacggcctagacaagtggtctgtgcagtgggtggggaactggctgatgggccgcacccaaaggggggtggtaaatagctctttctcaaactggcaacctgtcactagtggagtcccccagggattgatattgggcccagtgttattcaacatctttataagtgatctggataacggcatccagtgtagcctgatgaagtttgctgatgacaccaagttg
The DNA window shown above is from Phalacrocorax aristotelis chromosome 23, bGulAri2.1, whole genome shotgun sequence and carries:
- the LOC142067751 gene encoding olfactory receptor 6E1-like codes for the protein MNHTTVAEFVLLGLTNSRHLEIILFLFLVIAYFLILLGNITVISITLMNHFLQTPMYCFLRNFALLEITFTSTFIPSTLYSLVTERKMISLPGCFLQMLLFFYLGTCTFFHVATMSFDRYVAICCPLHYTTVMNNRFCLQLVLACWAVSFLLMFPPTIMIVQLPFCGPNVMNHFYCDTSLLLQLSCTDTGFIEGLMLIILIIIIPGTLIVTAVSYGCIVITILHIPSSAGRKKAFSTCSAHLMVVIIFYSTCIYRYIRPAQRGGKDSDKVLSFFFSVVTQMLNPYIYSLRNNQVKQALKESILKAFSSSLRQL